From Pyrenophora tritici-repentis strain M4 chromosome 1, whole genome shotgun sequence, the proteins below share one genomic window:
- a CDS encoding Trichoplein multi-domain protein, whose amino-acid sequence MRRENERWREQSLKDAKEAEEQLRRGEQELFDRNRREAEKKRLAEKKALDDLHREHEREQQARKREAKRQAEERRQAAEKALAELQREQERDDEMRRLAAEKAFEERQREQEREDEERRQAEIRAREERQREQERLEESRRVAEERERAEPREERERQQEMEEEQRRLADKKAREQRLREQEAEIEREEQRRLAEIKARAERLREHERELAAIEERTRAIEEKRRLAEQTARDEDLREAERQRAREAERQAKADYDRLVKEQMDRDAKMQKEKTIQEAALRKQQEDADTQRALRALASPPSPPATPPAVPGPAPSLRPKPTPISPRKEINYSLPAVGDQKIGRFTLGTRAMPIHESQDLPAQPPTPGKLCPSGPSPMVRLGSAISASDVPLVRELKGQTNITPVPTALANTDAGGNSNRPVAGGLRKTPGPRKAPPPVPERSGVDPKLEAMLAKRRTWEAEEAAKEAAAASAGTNSEASITPPLSPASTGKNGCGFSSEARRLSQNEFDTKRKTGWKKDFE is encoded by the exons ATGCGCCGCGAGAACGAGAGATGGAGAGAACAGAGCCTCAAAGATGCCAAAGAGGCAGAAGAACAACTACGTCGTGGCGAACAGGAGCTGTTTGACAGGAACCGCAGAGAGGCTGAGAAGAAGCGTCTTGCTGAGAAGAAAGCCCTCGACGATCTCCACAGGGAGCACGAGAGGGAGCAGCAGGCGCGGAAAAGGGAGGCCAAGCGCCAGGCTGAGGAGAGACGCCAAGCTGCTGAAAAAGCTCTTGCAGAACTCCAACGGGAACAGGAGAGGGACGATGAGATGAGACGTCTTGCGGCTGAGAAGGCCTTTGAGGAACGCCAAAGGGAGCAAGAGAgggaagacgaggagagaCGACAAGCTGAGATAAGAGCACGTGAGGAACGCCAGAGGGAGCAGGAGAGACTCGAGGAGAGCAGACGTGTTGCCGAGGAGAGAGAGCGAGCTGAGC CCCGCGAAGAACGTGAAAGACAGCAAGAAATGGAAGAAGAGCAAAGACGTCTCGCCGACAAGAAAGCCCGCGAGCAGCGTCTTCGAGAACAAGAAGCAGAGATAGAGCGCGAAGAACAACGCCGGCTCGCCGAGATAAAGGCTCGCGCAGAACGTCTCCGCGAGCACGAGCGAGAGCTCGCCGCCATCGAAGAACGAACGCGGGCAATCGAAGAAAAACGTCGTCTGGCCGAGCAAACTGCACGCGACGAGGACCTCCGTGAAGCAGAACGCCAGCGCGCCCGCGAAGCCGAGCGCCAAGCAAAAGCAGACTACGACCGCCTCGTCAAGGAGCAAATGGACCGTGATGCCAAAATGCAAAAGGAGAAAACAATCCAAGAAGCCGCTCTCCGCAAACAACAGGAAGACGCAGACACCCAACGTGCCCTAAGAGCCCTCGCCTCCCCTCCTTCTCCACCCGCCACACCGCCAGCTGTCCCCGGTCCAGCCCCCTCGCTCCGCCCCAAACCAACGCCCATTTCCCCCAGGAAAGAAATAAACTACTCTCTCCCTGCCGTCGGCGACCAGAAAATCGGTCGTTTCACCCTTGGCACCCGCGCAATGCCTATCCATGAATCCCAAGATCTCCCTGCTCAACCCCCAACACCAGGCAAACTGTGTCCCAGTGGGCCCTCGCCCATGGTCCGTCTAGGCAGCGCCATATCCGCCTCGGACGTCCCCCTCGTCAGAGAACTCAAAGGCCAGACAAACATCACGCCTGTACCCACTGCCTTGGCGAACACCGATGCTGGTGGTAACAGTAACCGACCAGTGGCGGGTGGTCTAAGGAAGACGCCAGGGCCCAGAAAGGCACCGCCGCCTGTGCCGGAACGCTCCGGCGTTGATCCCAAACTCGAAGCTATGCTAGCCAAGCGACGCACGTGGGAGGCCGAGGAGGCGGCAAAGGAGGCCGCGGCAGCTTCAGCGGGCACGAATAGCGAGGCTAGTATTACGCCGCCGCTTTCACCCGCGAGTACGGGAAAGAATGGTTGTGGCTTCTCCAGTGAGGCGAGGAGGTTGAGCCAGAACGAGTTTGATACCAAGAGGAAGACTGGGTGGAAGAAGGATTTTGAGTGA